One window from the genome of Yarrowia lipolytica chromosome 1B, complete sequence encodes:
- a CDS encoding uncharacterized protein (Compare to YALI0B13156g, uniprot|Q9HFC6 Yarrowia lipolytica Calnexin precursor involved in regulation of secretion, similar to Saccharomyces cerevisiae CNE1 (YAL058W); ancestral locus Anc_7.5), with amino-acid sequence MRLSKLAVSSVLAAVACAQDADAAADAAPSSQVEHPEFTPYTGAVTGFFEQFLDGHKWQKSSAMKDDEFSYVGEWAVEEPYVFPGFKGDKGLVVKSPAAHHAITTAFDTPINNKGKTLVVQYEVKLQKGLECGGAYVKLLSAEVNADDKGVEEFSSETPYQIMFGPDKCGSTNKVHFIVKRPLPDGTYEEKHLVSPAHARLNKLTNLYTLVIRPKNEFEIRINGNVVKTGNLLEEGLFKPSFNPPAEIDDPEDTKPADWVEEPYMPDPEQAEKPADWDEKAPFYIADPEAVMPADWQEDTPDYIVDPEAFKPEDWDDEEDGEWVAPEIPNPVCEEIGCGPWVAPKIQNPDYKGVWSQPMIENPDYKGTWAPKKIPNPNFKADEHASDLEPIGGLGFELWTMQEDILFDNIYVGHSVDEAEAIGNATFVPKLALEAEEEKLSGPQKETAPWDTDEGVLSSVDMFLADPVSFVLERVLGFFEVFSQDPVSAIREDPVVAAASFGLLLITSATAFGLLNVIIFLLFGKKKQSAAPAKKTKKTGDGPSKLTKADVVEAEAEAEQAAETVVASGVDDGSAELKKRKA; translated from the coding sequence ATGCGACTTTCCAAATTGGCCGTTTCTTCGGTGCTGGCCGCCGTTGCTTGTGCTCAGGACGCCgacgctgctgctgatgctgctcCTTCCTCTCAGGTTGAGCACCCCGAATTTACTCCTTACACTGGAGCTGTGACGGGCTTCTTTGAGCAGTTCCTGGATGGCCACAAGTGGCAAAAGTCGTCGGCTATgaaggacgacgagtttTCTTACGTCGGCGAATGGGCCGTGGAGGAACCCTATGTGTTCCCCGGCTTCAAGGGAGACAAGGGTCTTGTCGTCAAgtctcctgctgctcaccACGCCATCACCACCGCCTTTGACACTcccatcaacaacaagggCAAGACTCTGGTGGTGCAGTACGAGGTCAAGCTGCAGAAGGGACTCGAGTGCGGAGGTGCTTACGTCAAGCTGCTGTCTGCTGAAGTTAACGCCGATGATAAGGGCGTTGAGGAGTTCTCTTCCGAAACTCCTTACCAGATCATGTTTGGCCCTGACAAATGTGGATCCACCAACAAGGTCCACTTCATTGTCAAGCGACCTCTTCCCGATGGTACCTACGAGGAGAAGCACCTTGTTTCTCCCGCCCACGCCCGTCTCAACAAGCTCACCAACCTCTACACCCTGGTGATCCGACCCAAGAACGAGTTTGAGATCCGAATTAACGGAAACGTTGTCAAGACCGGCAACCTGCTAGAGGAGGGTCTGTTCAAGCCCTCTTTCAACCCTCCTGCTGAGATTGATGATCCCGAGGACACAAAGCCCGCCGACTGGGTTGAGGAGCCTTACATGCCCGATCCTGAGCAGGCCGAGAAGCCCGCCGACTGGGACGAGAAGGCTCCCTTCTACATTGCCGACCCCGAGGCTGTCATGCCCGCCGACTGGCAGGAGGATACCCCGGATTACATTGTGGATCCTGAGGCCTTCAAGCCCGAGGACTgggacgacgaggaggatggaGAGTGGGTTGCCCCCGAGATCCCTAACCCCGTTTGCGAGGAGATTGGTTGCGGTCCCTGGGTCGCCCccaagatccagaaccCCGACTACAAGGGTGTGTGGTCTCAGCCCATGATCGAGAACCCCGACTACAAGGGTACCTGGgcccccaagaagattcccaaccccaacttcAAGGCTGACGAGCACGCCTCTGATCTTGAGCCCATTGGTGGTCTTGGCTTCGAGCTCTGGACCATGCAGGAGGACATTCTGTTCGACAACATCTATGTCGGACACTCTGTCGAtgaggccgaggccattGGAAACGCCACCTTTGTGCCCAAGCTGGCTctcgaggccgaggaggagaagctctCTGGTCCCCAGAAGGAGACTGCTCCTTGGGATACTGATGAGGGTGTTCTTTCCTCTGTCGACATGTTCCTTGCTGACCCCGTTTCTTTCGTTCTCGAGCGGGTTCTTGGTTTCTTTGAGGTCTTCTCTCAGGATCCCGTCTCCGCTATCCGAGAGGACCCCGTCgttgcagcagcttctttcggtctccttctcatcACGTCTGCTACCGCCTTTGGTCTCCTCAATGTGatcatcttcctcctgttcggcaagaagaagcagtcgGCTGCTCccgccaagaagaccaagaagaccgGTGACGGTCCTTCTAAgctcaccaaggccgacgTTGTtgaggccgaggctgaggctgagCAGGCTGCTGAGACCGTCGTTGCCTCTGGTGTCGATGATGGTTctgccgagctcaagaagcgaaaggctTAG
- a CDS encoding uncharacterized protein (Compare to YALI0B13200g, some similarities with uniprot|Q8X1W6 Aspergillus oryzae Putative transcriptional activator, similar to Saccharomyces cerevisiae YAP5 (YIR018W) and YAP7 (YOL028C); ancestral locus Anc_7.115) gives MSEKVKIEAKPVEIRAGSSAPSPAGSAGSPPAPRMKIAPKLELKPSARGGLLDGPVQQIVTSKEWVLPPRPKPGRKPSSDTPPSKRKAQNRAAQRAFRERRAQRVSELEDKLQEVESERDAQENVLKDALKDVSSENQLLRESLEALRREVMSIKEQRTPTGSTPGQSPGVPPTQQAPPPPHQAQGPPMSAGLPPPTGRGPPPSQQSYYPSYSPYHMPNYSPHQVTSPMATMEPTSPFPGTHHRNSFGSFSFQSYGPYSPRYEYSNPASPSEHTTVATSVGDPSIETLDRVLETKMSTSKAEPRVQETSNTGVAAAAPTSTSVSVASLTNETTKKCTPATSGPSTSGGHEVDPDCIICTKEECACAAIGQQKAVMGHSNDDELDFTTFKPQAAVPLKRKSLEMEMDFTAAFKTRNPFKKRKDSCGFCTDGTPCLCEDAAAESVAESKKSLKLPPLGMPLSPAASAASPDAFSSGIGSPWDQEGERERADRSEKHSKRSETKVSDNPGCTGNPGTCMQCQSDPMSTLFCTTVASRKQSATRSTLPEIERERVDTPPPKQLAPIKTLSPAVSISSSGYSPSTQVGGTYIPCSAAYQTLSRHKDFNRVDLGTLIGKLNTRGTQVEVSSVANVLRELDRKFYE, from the coding sequence ATGTCTGAAAAGGTGAAAATTGAAGCCAAGCCGGTGGAGATCCGGGCAGGCTCCTCAGCACCATCTCCAGCGGGCTCGGCGgggtctcctccagcaccacGGATGAAAATCGCCCCGAAACTCGAACTCAAGCCCTCGGCCAGAGGCGGTCTGTTGGACGGACCGGTACAGCAGATTGTCACGTCCAAGGAGTGGGtacttcctcctcggcccaAGCCTGGGAGAAAACCCAGCAGCGATACACCTCCTTCCAAGCGAAAAGCGCAAAACCGAGCTGCTCAGCGAGCTTTCCGAGAACGACGAGCCCAGCGAGTCAGTGAGCTCGAAGACAAGCTCCAGGAGGTGGAGTCGGAACGAGACGCCCAGGAGAATGTTCTCAAGGACGCTCTAAAGGATGTTTCCTCGGAGAATCAGCTTCTACGAGAGTCTTTGGAGGCTCTCAGACGAGAAGTTATGTCTATCAAAGAACAGAGAACCCCTACAGGTTCCACTCCGGGACAGTCTCCAGGAGTCCCCCCTACTCAGCAGgctccccctcctcctcatcaggCTCAGGGACCTCCTATGAGTGCAGGCTTGCCACCCCCTACCGGAAgaggtcctcctccttctcagcagTCCTACTACCCCAGCTACTCACCTTATCACATGCCCAACTACTCACCCCATCAGGTGACGTCGCCAATGGCCACCATGGAGCCCACTTCACCTTTCCCGGGAACACATCATCGAAACTCGTTTGGGTCCTTTTCCTTCCAGAGCTATGGTCCCTACTCGCCTCGATACGAGTACTCCAACCCGGCCTCTCCCAGTGAACACACGACTGTGGCAACTTCAGTGGGCGACCCATCCATTGAGACCCTCGACCGAGTGCTCGAGACCAAGATGAGCACCTCCAAGGCTGAGCCTCGTGTTCAGGAGACGTCCAACActggtgttgctgctgctgccccGACTTCAACATCAGTTTCAGTCGCCTCTCTAACCAACGAGACCACAAAGAAGTGCACGCCAGCTACATCTGGTCCTTCTACCTCTGGAGGTCACGAAGTCGACCCCGACTGTATTATCTGCACCAAGGAAGAATGTGCCTGTGCTGCTATTGGTCAGCAGAAGGCTGTCATGGGCCATTCTAACGATGACGAGCTTGACTTCACCACTTTCAAGCCCCAGGCTGCTGTCCCGCTCAAGCGAAAGTCGCTCgaaatggagatggacTTTACTGCCGCCTTCAAGACTCGCAACCCGTTTAAGAAGCGGAAGGACTCGTGCGGGTTTTGCACCGACGGAACTCCGTGTTTGTGTGAGGACGCGGCCGCTGAGTCTGTCGCAGAGTCCAAGAAATCGCTCAAGTTGCCCCCTTTAGGCATGCCCCTATCTCCGGCCGCATCAGCCGCGTCCCCTGATGCCTTTTCATCTGGAATAGGGTCGCCCTGGGACCAAGAGGGAGAACGCGAGCGAGCTGATCGGTCTGAGAAGCATAGTAAGCGATCGGAAACAAAAGTGAGCGACAACCCGGGCTGCACAGGCAACCCTGGAACGTGTATGCAGTGCCAGAGCGATCCCATGTCAACTCTCTTCTGTACCACAGTGGCCTCTCGAAAGCAGTCAGCTACTCGATCCACATTGCCTGAGATTGAGCGAGAGCGTGTAGATACCCCTCCCCCTAAACAACTGGCTCCCATCAAGACTCTGTCTCCTGCCGTCTCTATCAGCAGCAGTGGTTACAGCCCCTCCACCCAGGTTGGCGGCACCTACATCCCTTGTTCGGCAGCTTACCAGACGCTTTCACGCCACAAGGATTTTAACCGGGTCGATCTCGGGACCCTGATTGGAAAGCTCAACACCCGAGGCACCCAGGTGGAGGTCTCTTCTGTCGCTAACGTGCTGCGTGAACTCGACCGCAAGTTTTATGAGTAA
- a CDS encoding uncharacterized protein (Compare to YALI0B13178g, similar to uniprot|P32490 Saccharomyces cerevisiae YOR231w MKK1 ser/thr protein kinase), giving the protein MYLENLKRQESLGHVISNRTFGTRTRTQTLRHSNPLKLTHSLITPRDTLSHVHHCLEADTRRPAETQTQTAKKKKLPYHMSAPPLLPPKRPVGARMKLPVLQIPTTSTESPSDQQRPQRPSLMLNTGNGNNGNNNGSAHNTHVVDSNLEPPSMLGNNRSVSPQSAAFSAEILAAVGSPAPDKHVTHEYPVHPSSHSNNSGDDDGMDETQDLTGLDVDDLDEEKWHSVARTGGIVELGKLGEGAGGSVTLCRLRTGSTVFALKSITANPNPELQKQIVRELRFNRTCSSPHIVKYYGTFLNDEAASIFIAMEYCGGGSLDAIYKRVKDRGGRIGEKVLGKVAEGVLKGLSYLHERRIIHRDIKPQNILLDKEGQVKLCDFGVSGEVVNSLATTFTGTSYYMAPERILGQPYSVTSDVWSLGLTIMEVAQHRFPFISAEQEAREEPITPIELLSIIVNAPAPELKDEPEEGIKWSNAFRHFLLCCLEKDQSKRASPRQMLKHPWMLGQMQKQVKMDKFVKEVWN; this is encoded by the exons ATGTATTTGGAGAATTTGAAGAGGCAGGAGAGTctaggtcacgtgattagCA ACAGGACGTTTGGCACTCGCACACGCACTCAAACACTCCGACACTCTAACCCTCTAAAGCTCACACACTCACTAATAACGCCACGAGACACTCTGTCCCACGTCCATCACTGTCTGGAAGCCGATACGAGGAGGCCAGCagaaacacagacacaaacagctaAAAAGAAAAAACTGCCATATCACATGAGTGCACCGCCATTATTGCCTCCAAAACGCCCCGTGGGAGCGCGCATGAAACTGCCAGTTCTCCAGAtccccaccacctccacagAGTCGCCATCCGACCAGCAGCGGCCACAGCGGCCGTCCCTGATGCTCAATACGGGTAACGGTAACAACGGAAACAACAACGGATCTGCCCATAACACCCATGTTGTGGACTCTAATCTGGAACCTCCATCCATGCTGGGCAACAACCGGTCTGTGTCTCCGCAGTCGGCAGCCTTCAGCGCAGAAATTCTCGCGGCCGTGGGCTCACCGGCACCGGACAAGCACGTAACCCACGAGTACCCTGTGCACCCTTCGTCTCACTCAAACAACTCTGGTGACGACGATGGCATGGACGAGACCCAAGATCTCACCGGTCTCGACGTGGATGATCTGGACGAGGAAAAGTGGCACTCGGTGGCGCGCACGGGAGGCATTGTAGAGCTGGGTAAACTGGGTGAGGGCGCAGGTGGATCCGTGACGCTGTGTCGACTTCGAACGGGCTCCACCGTCTTCGCGCTCAAGAGCATCACcgccaaccccaaccccgagctgcagaagcagaTTGTGCGTGAGCTGCGCTTCAACCGAACTTGCTCGTCGCCACACATTGTCAAGTATTACGGCACGTTCCTCAACGACGAGGCagcctccatcttcatcgCCATGGAGtactgtggaggaggatccCTGGATGCCATCTACAAGCGGGTAAAGGACCGGGGAGGACGAATCGGAGAAAAAGTGCTGGGAAAGGTGGCCGAGGGTGTGCTGAAGGGTCTTTCATACCTGCACGAACGACGCATCATTCACAGAGACATCAAGCCCCAGAACATTCTTCTGGATAAGGAAGGTCAGGTCAAGCTATGCGACTTTGGTGTATCTGGAGAAGTGGTGAACTCGCTGGCCACTACCTTCACAGGTACCTCTTACTATATGGCTCCTGAGAGAATCCTGGGCCAGCCCTACTCTGTCACCTCCGACGTGTGGTCACTTGGACTCACCATTATGGAGGTGGCCCAGCATCGGTTCCCGTTCATCTCTGCAGAACAGGAGGCTCGAGAAGAGCCCATCACGCCAATCGAGCTGCTGTCGATTATTGTTAAcgctcctgctcccgagCTGAAGGATGAGCCTGAGGAGGGCATCAAGTGGTCCAATGCATTTAGACACTTTCTGTTGTGCTGCTTGGAGAAGGACCAGAGCAAGCGGGCGTCGCCCCGGCAGATGCTCAAGCACCCCTGGATGCTCGGTCAGATGCAGAAGCAGGTCAAGATGGACAAGTttgtcaaggaggtgtGGAACTAG